A region from the Cryptosporangium arvum DSM 44712 genome encodes:
- a CDS encoding 3-hydroxybutyryl-CoA dehydrogenase — protein sequence MRVGIVGCGLMGSGIAEVCALAGLDVIVVETSADALERGRQRLATSLQRSAARRKVDDAAIVLGRIGFTTALADLADREIVIEAVAEDEAAKVAIFEQLDTIVASPDAILASNTSSIPIMRLGVATSRPEHVVGIHFFNPVPVLNLVELVPSLLTDPDVADAARDFIAGVLGKHVIVAQDRAGFIVNALLIPYTLSAVRMMESGFATADDIDQGMVRGAAHPMGPLALCDLIGLDTVHAVAESLYAEFKEPLYAPPPLLSRMVDAGLLGRKTGRGFYAYPPKDN from the coding sequence ATGAGAGTCGGAATCGTGGGCTGCGGGCTGATGGGGTCCGGGATCGCCGAGGTCTGCGCGCTGGCCGGCCTCGACGTGATCGTGGTCGAGACGAGCGCCGACGCCCTGGAACGCGGACGGCAGCGCCTCGCGACCTCGCTGCAGCGCTCGGCGGCCCGGCGCAAGGTCGACGACGCCGCCATCGTGCTCGGCCGCATCGGCTTCACCACCGCGCTGGCCGACCTCGCCGACCGGGAGATCGTCATCGAGGCGGTCGCCGAGGACGAGGCGGCCAAGGTCGCGATCTTCGAGCAGCTCGACACGATCGTCGCGTCGCCGGACGCGATCCTGGCGTCGAACACCTCGTCGATCCCGATCATGCGGCTGGGCGTGGCCACGTCCCGCCCCGAGCACGTGGTCGGCATCCACTTCTTCAACCCGGTGCCGGTGCTCAACCTGGTCGAGCTGGTGCCGAGCCTGCTGACCGACCCGGACGTCGCCGACGCGGCCCGCGACTTCATCGCCGGCGTGCTGGGCAAGCACGTGATCGTCGCCCAGGACCGGGCCGGGTTCATCGTCAACGCGCTGCTCATCCCGTACACGCTCTCCGCGGTCCGGATGATGGAGTCCGGGTTCGCCACCGCCGACGACATCGACCAGGGCATGGTGCGCGGCGCCGCCCACCCGATGGGCCCGCTGGCCCTGTGCGACCTGATCGGCCTCGACACCGTGCACGCCGTCGCCGAATCGCTCTACGCCGAGTTCAAGGAACCGCTGTACGCCCCGCCGCCGCTGCTCTCGCGGATGGTCGACGCCGGCCTGCTCGGCCGGAAGACCGGCCGGGGTTTCTACGCTTACCCGCCAAAGGACAACTGA
- a CDS encoding ATP-binding protein, which translates to MESLIGAETLWIPIDDTSAVGAARRMATGLAGRAGFDEARTGELAIAVTELAGNLHRHAHHGAVALRLTRPYLSDSDTADPAVEVVALDAGPGLEDFEAHLRDGYSTGGTLGVGLGAVTRLASTFDAWSQPGRGTVVAARFAAPRRPLTRIGQPAQPGGERAAGLTRPMAGESACGDAYAVRRTADGVVAVLCDGLGHGPLAARAAQRAVEVFLDTADEDVTALVTRLHRELKPTRGAAVGVVRHDVSRGLVQFAGLGNIAGAVLWAGERGRHLTSMPGIAGHQARTIRSFDYPAAENALIVLHTDGLNSRWSFDGQWGLAGHDPLVIASVLLRDAGTRRDDAGVLVLKCRP; encoded by the coding sequence GTGGAGTCGTTGATCGGGGCGGAGACGCTCTGGATCCCGATCGACGACACCAGCGCGGTCGGGGCCGCCCGGCGGATGGCGACCGGGCTGGCCGGCCGGGCCGGTTTCGACGAGGCGCGCACGGGCGAGCTGGCGATCGCGGTCACCGAGCTGGCCGGCAACCTGCACCGCCACGCCCACCACGGCGCGGTGGCGTTACGCCTCACCCGCCCGTACCTCTCGGACTCCGATACCGCCGACCCGGCCGTCGAGGTGGTCGCGCTCGACGCCGGGCCGGGTCTGGAGGACTTCGAGGCGCACCTGCGTGACGGGTACTCGACCGGCGGCACGCTCGGCGTGGGGCTCGGCGCGGTCACCCGCCTGGCGTCGACGTTCGACGCCTGGTCCCAGCCGGGGCGCGGCACGGTCGTCGCCGCGCGGTTCGCGGCCCCGCGCCGCCCGCTGACCCGGATCGGGCAACCGGCGCAGCCGGGCGGGGAACGCGCGGCCGGGCTCACCCGGCCGATGGCCGGGGAGAGCGCGTGCGGTGACGCCTACGCCGTCCGGCGCACCGCGGACGGCGTGGTGGCCGTGCTCTGCGACGGCCTCGGGCACGGCCCGCTGGCCGCCCGCGCGGCCCAGCGCGCGGTCGAGGTGTTCCTCGACACCGCCGACGAGGACGTGACCGCGCTGGTCACCCGGCTGCACCGGGAGCTGAAGCCGACGCGGGGCGCCGCGGTGGGCGTCGTGCGCCACGACGTGTCCCGCGGCCTCGTCCAGTTCGCCGGGCTGGGCAACATCGCCGGAGCGGTCCTGTGGGCCGGCGAGCGCGGCCGGCACCTCACGTCGATGCCGGGCATCGCCGGGCACCAGGCCCGCACGATCCGGTCGTTCGACTACCCCGCCGCGGAGAACGCGCTGATCGTGCTGCACACCGACGGCCTGAACTCACGCTGGTCGTTCGACGGGCAGTGGGGGCTGGCCGGCCACGACCCGCTGGTGATCGCCTCCGTGCTCCTGCGTGACGCCGGTACCCGCCGCGACGACGCCGGCGTTCTCGTCCTGAAGTGCCGGCCGTGA
- a CDS encoding fused response regulator/phosphatase encodes MTGPESAATVLVVDDAAANRYILGTWLRRAGHRVVEAATGTEALARVDDSDVDLVFLDVNLPDLDGFTVCDRIKNNPAAAGVPVVFVSATSVGVSDRARGLSEGADAYLTEPIDPDELVATAHAMLRYSRARQRAERLARRLALLAGATLNINAARSVEDVLTAAATGAAAVFDAPAVASAVDHDGEGITVAASADRSRAYRHPAAGGYAEEGVRLVTDPPPRWRHALESSDADAPWLASVVPARPRRAPTAVALLRRGTAHEDEDRDLLSQLGQATALAVDALRSYAEERTVALTIQHSLLPRDLPPVRGAEVAFRYVPAIATAEIGGDFYEIAEVDDRLLVAIGDVVGHSLHAATVMAELRHALRAYAVDGHGPAGILVRLDAMLRRYHPGTLATVLLLMVDPATGTAVAATGGHLPPLLATAAGTDYVGVRGTILGVGQFQRPEVTFTIPDGGSIVLVTDGLVEMRGTAIDEGMEQLRQLSVPVDDDLERYCDRVLQALAASRGEDDIALLVLRRTSAEQ; translated from the coding sequence GTGACCGGCCCGGAGAGCGCCGCCACCGTGCTCGTCGTCGACGACGCGGCGGCCAACCGGTACATCCTCGGCACCTGGCTGCGGCGGGCCGGGCACCGGGTGGTGGAGGCGGCGACCGGCACCGAGGCGCTCGCCCGGGTCGACGACTCCGACGTCGACCTGGTGTTCCTCGACGTCAACCTGCCCGATCTGGACGGGTTCACGGTCTGCGACCGGATCAAGAACAACCCGGCGGCGGCCGGGGTGCCGGTCGTGTTCGTGTCGGCGACGTCGGTCGGTGTCAGCGACCGCGCCCGGGGCCTGTCGGAGGGTGCGGACGCCTACCTGACCGAGCCGATCGACCCGGACGAGCTGGTCGCCACCGCGCACGCGATGTTGCGCTACTCGCGGGCCCGGCAGCGCGCCGAGCGGCTGGCCCGCCGGCTCGCGCTGCTGGCCGGAGCGACGCTGAACATCAACGCGGCGCGGTCGGTCGAGGACGTGCTGACCGCGGCCGCGACCGGCGCGGCCGCGGTGTTCGACGCGCCCGCGGTGGCCAGCGCGGTGGACCACGACGGCGAAGGCATCACGGTGGCGGCGTCCGCGGACCGCTCCCGCGCGTACCGCCACCCGGCGGCGGGTGGGTACGCCGAGGAAGGCGTCCGGCTCGTGACCGACCCGCCCCCGCGCTGGCGGCACGCCCTCGAGTCGTCCGACGCCGACGCCCCGTGGCTGGCCTCGGTCGTCCCGGCCCGGCCGCGGCGGGCCCCCACCGCGGTCGCGCTGCTCCGGCGGGGCACCGCGCACGAGGACGAGGACCGGGACCTGCTCAGCCAGCTCGGCCAGGCCACCGCGCTGGCCGTCGACGCGCTGCGTTCCTACGCCGAGGAGCGCACCGTGGCCCTGACGATCCAGCACAGCCTGCTCCCCCGCGATCTGCCGCCGGTGCGGGGCGCCGAGGTCGCGTTCCGGTACGTGCCGGCGATCGCGACCGCCGAGATCGGCGGTGACTTCTACGAGATCGCCGAGGTCGACGACCGCCTCCTGGTCGCGATCGGCGACGTCGTCGGCCACTCGCTGCACGCGGCCACCGTGATGGCGGAGCTGCGCCACGCGCTGCGGGCCTACGCGGTCGACGGGCACGGACCGGCCGGGATCCTGGTCCGCCTCGACGCGATGCTCCGGCGGTACCACCCGGGGACGCTGGCCACCGTGCTGCTGCTCATGGTCGACCCGGCCACCGGCACCGCGGTCGCCGCCACCGGGGGCCATCTGCCGCCGCTGCTGGCCACCGCGGCGGGCACGGACTACGTCGGGGTCCGGGGCACGATCCTCGGCGTCGGGCAGTTCCAGCGGCCCGAGGTGACGTTCACGATCCCGGACGGCGGCAGCATCGTGCTGGTGACCGACGGTCTGGTCGAGATGCGCGGCACGGCCATCGACGAGGGCATGGAGCAGCTGCGTCAGCTGTCCGTGCCCGTCGACGACGACCTCGAGCGCTACTGCGACCGAGTGCTGCAAGCCCTGGCCGCGAGCCGTGGCGAGGACGACATCGCGCTGCTCGTGCTCCGCCGCACGTCAGCGGAGCAGTGA
- a CDS encoding ATP-binding protein, whose product MNDDVVLRVHLRGEADVFALRHSGRAVAAAVGLDASDQTRVATALSEIGRVLLAAPTAVTALFRVALRALRVELSGVTDRTLTGVRERPGPDGLAGAARLVDDLRVVQDADHVTITLVKTVRTPIDPALVRAELAALRPTTPADELWRQNQELLAALDEAERSRDSQIRMNEELEETNRGVLALYNELTEELEHTNQGVVALYAELEDRSQRLREANDAKTRFLRHVNHELRAPVNSILGLVRVMTTVADPPFSAEQEHQIELVGHSAADLLRMVNDLLDLAKAEATRIQPAWEPVDLRVLLGQLRAALGPANARADVTLAVADPDPPPDLVSDGLLLTQVLRNLMTNALKYTVRGEVRLDVRAEAGTITFVVTDTGIGIEADQHERIFEEFYQVPGALQAQVGGTGLGLALVRRLVAALGGELDLRSAPGEGTTVTVVLPREPQRPADEIAAPASGPIRIVVVDDDPTFRRVLRSALDAVDDDDREIAEVADAREALPLIRRVRPHVVFLDLRMPGVSGEEILAGLRAEEALAATPVVVVTSETSWTPVDDPHLTVLSKTSLDVAAVADAVRRR is encoded by the coding sequence GTGAACGACGACGTCGTCCTGCGCGTGCACCTGCGCGGCGAGGCCGACGTGTTCGCCCTGCGCCACAGCGGGCGGGCGGTCGCCGCGGCGGTCGGCCTGGACGCGTCCGACCAGACCCGGGTGGCCACCGCGCTGAGCGAGATCGGCCGGGTACTGCTCGCCGCGCCCACGGCGGTGACCGCGCTGTTCCGCGTGGCGCTCCGCGCGCTGCGCGTCGAGTTGTCCGGCGTCACGGACCGCACGCTGACCGGCGTCCGCGAGCGCCCGGGCCCGGACGGCCTGGCCGGCGCGGCCCGGCTCGTCGACGACCTGCGCGTCGTGCAGGACGCGGACCACGTCACGATCACGCTGGTCAAGACCGTCCGGACGCCGATCGACCCGGCCCTGGTGCGGGCCGAGCTCGCCGCCCTGCGCCCCACCACCCCGGCCGACGAGCTGTGGCGGCAGAACCAGGAGCTGCTCGCCGCGCTGGACGAGGCCGAACGCAGCCGGGACTCGCAGATCCGCATGAACGAGGAACTCGAGGAGACCAACCGGGGTGTACTCGCCCTCTACAACGAGCTGACCGAGGAACTGGAACACACGAACCAGGGTGTGGTCGCCCTCTACGCCGAGCTGGAGGACCGCTCCCAGCGGCTGCGTGAGGCCAACGACGCCAAGACCCGGTTCCTGCGTCACGTCAACCACGAGCTGCGGGCCCCGGTGAACTCGATCCTCGGGCTGGTGCGGGTGATGACCACGGTGGCCGACCCGCCGTTCTCGGCCGAGCAGGAGCACCAGATCGAGCTGGTCGGGCACTCCGCGGCCGACCTCCTGCGGATGGTCAACGACCTGCTCGACCTGGCGAAGGCCGAAGCGACCCGGATCCAGCCGGCCTGGGAGCCGGTGGACCTGCGCGTGCTGCTCGGGCAGCTGCGTGCCGCGCTGGGCCCGGCGAACGCACGCGCGGACGTCACGCTGGCGGTGGCCGACCCCGATCCGCCGCCGGACCTGGTCAGCGACGGCCTCCTGCTGACCCAGGTGCTGCGCAACCTGATGACGAACGCGCTGAAGTACACGGTGCGCGGCGAGGTGCGCCTGGACGTGCGGGCCGAGGCGGGGACGATCACGTTCGTCGTCACGGACACCGGCATCGGGATCGAGGCCGACCAGCACGAACGCATCTTCGAGGAGTTCTACCAGGTGCCGGGAGCGCTGCAGGCCCAGGTGGGCGGCACCGGGCTCGGGCTGGCGCTGGTCCGCCGGCTGGTGGCGGCGCTGGGCGGCGAGCTCGACCTGCGCAGCGCCCCCGGTGAGGGCACCACGGTCACCGTCGTGCTCCCCCGCGAACCGCAGCGACCGGCCGACGAGATCGCGGCGCCGGCGTCGGGCCCGATCCGGATCGTCGTCGTCGACGACGACCCGACGTTCCGGCGGGTACTGCGCTCGGCGCTCGACGCGGTCGACGACGACGACCGCGAGATCGCCGAGGTGGCCGACGCCCGCGAAGCGCTGCCGTTGATCCGGCGGGTGCGCCCGCACGTGGTGTTCCTCGACCTGCGGATGCCCGGGGTGAGCGGCGAGGAGATCCTGGCCGGGCTGCGCGCCGAGGAGGCGCTGGCCGCGACCCCGGTGGTCGTCGTGACCTCCGAGACCAGCTGGACCCCCGTCGACGATCCGCACCTGACCGTGCTCTCCAAGACCAGCCTCGACGTGGCGGCCGTGGCCGACGCGGTGCGCCGCCGGTGA
- a CDS encoding NADPH:quinone oxidoreductase family protein: MRAVQITSLNGPSALEVVTVDEPAAGPEDVVIDVHVAGVTFPEVLQSRGEYQLKPPLPFVPGSEVAGVVRSGPGFAPGRRVAAFPALGGFAEVVTARPAQVFPLPDAVSFEAGAALPMNYLTVHFGLVRRGRLRAGETVLVHGAAGGVGTAAVQLASALGARVIAVVSTEDKIDPARKAGADEVILADGFKDAAKELTGGRGVDVVVDPVGGDRFTDSLRSLAREGRLLVIGFTGGEIPQVKVNRLLLNNISVVGVGWGAFWVPQPNYLQEQWSDLAPLLAAGKLEPVLGRSFPLEDASLALRELDERRAIGKVLLTVR; this comes from the coding sequence GTGCGCGCAGTGCAGATCACCAGCCTCAACGGTCCGTCCGCGCTCGAGGTGGTCACGGTCGACGAGCCGGCCGCCGGCCCCGAGGACGTCGTCATCGACGTGCACGTCGCCGGGGTGACCTTCCCCGAGGTGTTGCAGAGCCGGGGCGAGTACCAGCTGAAGCCGCCACTGCCGTTCGTGCCGGGGTCGGAGGTCGCCGGGGTCGTCCGGTCCGGTCCCGGGTTCGCTCCCGGCCGGCGCGTCGCCGCGTTCCCCGCGCTCGGCGGCTTCGCCGAGGTGGTCACCGCACGTCCGGCGCAGGTGTTCCCGCTGCCCGACGCGGTGTCCTTCGAGGCCGGCGCGGCGCTGCCGATGAACTACCTCACCGTGCACTTCGGACTGGTCCGCCGCGGCCGGCTGCGCGCGGGCGAGACCGTGCTGGTGCACGGCGCCGCCGGCGGGGTCGGCACCGCGGCCGTGCAACTGGCGTCCGCGCTCGGCGCGCGGGTGATCGCGGTCGTCTCCACCGAGGACAAGATCGACCCGGCCAGGAAGGCCGGCGCCGACGAGGTGATCCTCGCCGACGGCTTCAAGGACGCGGCCAAGGAACTCACCGGCGGCCGCGGCGTCGACGTCGTGGTGGACCCGGTCGGCGGCGACCGCTTCACCGACTCGCTGCGCAGCCTCGCGCGCGAAGGCCGGCTGCTGGTCATCGGCTTCACCGGCGGCGAGATCCCCCAGGTGAAGGTCAACCGTCTGCTGCTCAACAACATCAGCGTCGTCGGCGTCGGCTGGGGCGCGTTCTGGGTGCCGCAGCCGAACTACCTGCAGGAACAGTGGTCCGACCTCGCGCCGCTGCTGGCGGCGGGCAAGCTCGAGCCGGTGCTCGGCCGCTCGTTCCCGCTGGAGGACGCGAGCCTGGCGCTGCGCGAACTGGACGAACGCCGCGCCATCGGCAAGGTGCTGCTCACCGTCCGCTAG
- a CDS encoding acyl-CoA dehydrogenase family protein, which produces MTFDLFRLSDDHEDLRAAVRDLVADKITPHAAEVDATASYPHEAQAALVAGDFHAAHVPEEYGGVGADALAVCLIIEEVARGCASSSLIPAVNKLGSMPLILAASEDVKQRYLAPLARGEGGFSYALSEREAGSDTASMRTRATRDGDEWVLNGAKAWITNAGVSEYYTVLAITDPDGRRGANATAFVVEKSDAGVTFGAPERKLGIKGSPTREVLLDNVRIPDDRRVGDVGDGLKIALRTLDHTRVTIGAQAVGIAQGALDVATAYVRERKQFGKRVADFQAIQFMLADMAISLEAARQLVYVAAAKSERGDDDLPFFGAAAKCQASDTAMKITTDAVQLLGGAGYTQDFPVERMMRDAKITQIYEGTNQIQRLVAARSLLR; this is translated from the coding sequence ATGACGTTCGACCTGTTCCGGCTCTCCGACGACCACGAGGACCTGCGCGCGGCCGTCCGCGACCTGGTCGCGGACAAGATCACGCCGCACGCCGCCGAGGTCGACGCGACCGCGTCGTACCCGCACGAGGCCCAGGCCGCGCTGGTGGCCGGCGACTTCCACGCCGCCCACGTTCCCGAGGAGTACGGCGGCGTGGGCGCGGACGCGCTCGCGGTGTGCCTGATCATCGAGGAGGTCGCGCGCGGCTGCGCGTCCTCGTCGCTGATCCCGGCGGTGAACAAGCTCGGGAGCATGCCGCTGATCCTGGCCGCGTCCGAGGACGTGAAGCAGCGGTACCTGGCGCCGCTGGCCCGCGGCGAGGGCGGGTTCTCCTACGCGCTCAGCGAGCGGGAGGCCGGCAGCGACACCGCCTCGATGCGCACCAGGGCCACCCGCGACGGCGACGAGTGGGTGCTCAACGGGGCCAAGGCGTGGATCACCAACGCCGGGGTGTCGGAGTACTACACCGTGCTCGCGATCACCGACCCGGACGGCCGCCGCGGCGCCAACGCCACCGCGTTCGTCGTCGAGAAGAGCGACGCCGGGGTGACGTTCGGGGCGCCCGAGCGCAAGCTCGGCATCAAGGGGTCGCCGACCCGCGAGGTGCTGCTCGACAACGTCCGGATCCCGGACGACCGGCGGGTCGGCGACGTGGGCGACGGTCTGAAGATCGCGCTGAGGACGCTCGACCACACCCGAGTCACGATCGGAGCGCAGGCCGTCGGCATCGCTCAGGGCGCGCTCGACGTGGCGACCGCGTACGTCCGGGAGCGCAAGCAGTTCGGCAAGCGGGTGGCCGACTTCCAGGCCATCCAGTTCATGCTGGCCGACATGGCGATCAGCCTGGAGGCCGCCCGGCAGCTGGTGTACGTGGCGGCGGCCAAGTCCGAGCGTGGCGACGACGACCTCCCGTTCTTCGGCGCGGCCGCGAAGTGCCAGGCCTCGGACACCGCGATGAAGATCACGACCGACGCGGTGCAGCTGCTCGGCGGGGCCGGGTACACGCAGGACTTCCCGGTGGAGCGGATGATGCGCGACGCGAAGATCACCCAGATCTACGAGGGGACCAACCAGATCCAGCGCCTGGTGGCGGCCCGGTCACTGCTCCGCTGA
- a CDS encoding STAS domain-containing protein, giving the protein MTSIPILKLDDVLLLSIQVDLSDQTALAMQDALAERITATGARGVVIDITALEIVDSFIGRILATTASVSRLLDADTVVVGMRPAVAITLVELGLSLGEVRTALNLEKGLALLRRAWADGAGDSPSIAPSLRAPESR; this is encoded by the coding sequence GTGACCTCGATCCCGATCCTCAAGCTCGACGACGTCCTGCTGCTCTCGATCCAGGTCGACCTGTCCGACCAGACGGCGCTGGCGATGCAGGACGCGCTGGCCGAGCGCATCACCGCGACCGGGGCGCGCGGTGTCGTCATCGACATCACCGCGCTGGAGATCGTCGACTCGTTCATCGGCCGGATCCTGGCCACGACCGCGTCGGTGTCCCGGCTGCTCGACGCCGACACCGTCGTCGTGGGCATGCGCCCCGCGGTGGCGATCACGCTCGTCGAGCTGGGGCTGTCGCTGGGTGAGGTGCGTACCGCGCTGAACCTGGAGAAGGGCCTGGCGCTGCTGCGCCGGGCCTGGGCGGACGGCGCCGGGGACTCCCCGTCGATCGCGCCGTCGCTGCGCGCACCCGAGAGCCGGTGA
- a CDS encoding TetR/AcrR family transcriptional regulator: MVNESSRERLTAAAFALFEEQGYEQTTVEDIAARAGVGRTTFFRAFGSKDDVIFPHHESLVVAVRDRLTAAAPDAGVPAIVEGARLVLTHYLDEGDLARVRYRLTRTVPALRHREISGMQQYQRLFREFAASRGIGGDPLHAELLANAVVTAHNYVLRRWLREVGADPLDEFDRAMADVLRLFGGSAGAADERAAVVVFRTTRDLDAVLPGIRLVLEDARPETLS; this comes from the coding sequence GTGGTCAACGAGTCATCGCGGGAACGGCTGACCGCCGCGGCTTTCGCCCTGTTCGAGGAGCAGGGCTACGAGCAGACGACGGTCGAGGACATCGCGGCCAGGGCCGGCGTCGGCCGGACGACGTTCTTCCGGGCCTTCGGCTCGAAGGACGACGTGATCTTTCCCCACCACGAGTCGCTCGTCGTCGCCGTGCGCGACCGCCTCACCGCGGCCGCACCCGACGCCGGGGTGCCCGCGATCGTCGAGGGCGCCCGCCTGGTACTTACCCATTACCTCGACGAGGGTGACCTGGCCCGGGTGCGCTACCGGCTGACCCGCACGGTGCCCGCGCTGCGCCACCGCGAGATCAGCGGCATGCAGCAGTACCAGCGGCTCTTCCGCGAGTTCGCGGCCTCCCGCGGCATCGGCGGCGACCCGCTCCACGCGGAGTTGCTGGCCAACGCCGTCGTCACCGCCCACAACTACGTGCTGCGACGCTGGCTGCGCGAGGTCGGCGCCGACCCGCTGGACGAATTCGACCGGGCGATGGCCGACGTCCTGCGGCTGTTCGGCGGCTCCGCCGGGGCCGCGGACGAGCGCGCGGCCGTCGTCGTCTTCCGCACCACCCGCGATCTCGACGCGGTGCTGCCGGGCATCCGCCTCGTCCTCGAGGACGCGCGCCCGGAGACCCTCAGCTGA
- a CDS encoding STAS domain-containing protein: MSQTHSPQGLVPVLAGDPEGIVDEWTAIVADSLRGRVSRAEVRSELADLYRALQAGLDDAADADPFGELRALLSELSRARAIQGFSPRETAVSVFALKEVVGRRAGDDTPLSGFLEFSRLIDDLGLQTFEAYSQAREQIIAEQAEQLLELSTPVVKLWDGIIAVPLVGTLDSARAQAVMEQLLEALTSYDADYAIIDITGVPAVDTQVAQHLLKTVMAARLMGAEAIISGIRPQIAQTIVALGIEFGDIATKSSLADALSLARRRQDAHRAAAGA; the protein is encoded by the coding sequence ATGTCGCAGACCCACTCGCCGCAGGGCCTCGTGCCCGTCCTCGCGGGCGACCCGGAGGGCATCGTCGACGAGTGGACCGCGATCGTCGCCGACAGCCTCCGCGGACGCGTCAGCCGGGCGGAGGTCCGGTCCGAGCTGGCCGACCTGTACCGCGCCCTGCAGGCCGGGCTGGACGACGCCGCCGACGCCGATCCGTTCGGCGAGTTACGCGCGCTGCTGTCCGAACTCTCCCGCGCCCGCGCGATCCAGGGCTTCTCCCCCCGCGAGACGGCGGTGAGCGTGTTCGCGCTCAAGGAGGTCGTCGGCCGCCGGGCCGGCGACGACACGCCGCTGAGCGGGTTCCTCGAGTTCTCGCGGCTGATCGACGACCTCGGCCTGCAGACGTTCGAGGCGTACTCGCAGGCCCGGGAGCAGATCATCGCGGAGCAGGCGGAGCAGTTGCTGGAGCTGTCCACCCCGGTGGTGAAGCTCTGGGACGGCATCATCGCCGTCCCGCTGGTCGGCACGCTCGACTCGGCGCGGGCGCAGGCGGTCATGGAGCAGTTACTCGAGGCGCTCACCTCGTACGACGCCGACTACGCGATCATCGACATCACCGGCGTGCCCGCGGTCGACACCCAGGTCGCCCAGCACCTGCTCAAGACCGTGATGGCGGCCCGCCTCATGGGCGCGGAGGCCATCATCTCCGGCATCCGCCCGCAGATCGCCCAGACCATCGTCGCGCTCGGCATCGAGTTCGGCGACATCGCGACCAAGTCCAGCCTGGCCGACGCCCTGTCGCTGGCCCGGCGCCGCCAGGACGCCCACCGCGCCGCGGCCGGGGCGTGA
- a CDS encoding anti-sigma regulatory factor — MTLPATGQPQRQPIASDEDVVRVRQLVRSVAVAVKLSLIDQTKLVTAASELARNTLLYGGGGVAEVTAVQNGLRRGVRIVFADDGPGIADIDLAMTDGYTSGGGLGLGLSGSRRLVDEFDLDTEVGRGTRITVAKWSR, encoded by the coding sequence GTGACCCTGCCGGCCACCGGCCAGCCGCAGCGGCAGCCGATCGCGTCCGACGAGGACGTGGTGCGGGTGCGGCAGCTGGTCCGGTCGGTCGCGGTGGCGGTCAAGCTGTCGCTGATCGACCAGACGAAGCTCGTCACCGCGGCGAGCGAGCTGGCCCGCAACACGCTGCTCTACGGCGGGGGCGGGGTCGCCGAGGTCACCGCGGTGCAGAACGGCCTCCGGCGCGGCGTGCGGATCGTGTTCGCCGACGACGGACCGGGCATCGCCGACATCGACCTGGCGATGACCGACGGCTACACCTCCGGTGGAGGGTTGGGCCTCGGGCTGTCCGGTTCCCGCCGGCTCGTCGACGAGTTCGACCTCGACACCGAGGTCGGCCGGGGCACCCGGATCACGGTGGCCAAGTGGAGTCGTTGA
- a CDS encoding winged helix-turn-helix transcriptional regulator, translating to MKYDAFLAQCPSRQLLDRISDKWSTLTLCALSGGPLRYSELARRLDGVSQKMLTQTLRTLERDGLVSRTVEATVPVSVTYELTELGWSLLRTVRGVKSWAENHMDDVFAHREAHDARTAV from the coding sequence ATGAAGTACGACGCGTTCCTCGCGCAGTGTCCGAGCCGGCAGCTGCTCGACCGCATCTCCGACAAGTGGAGCACGCTGACCCTCTGTGCGCTGAGCGGCGGCCCACTGCGCTACTCCGAGCTCGCCCGCCGGCTCGACGGCGTCAGCCAGAAGATGCTCACCCAGACGCTGCGCACGCTGGAGCGCGACGGCCTGGTCAGCCGCACCGTCGAGGCGACCGTACCGGTCTCGGTCACCTACGAGCTGACCGAGCTCGGCTGGTCCCTGCTCCGCACCGTGCGCGGCGTGAAGAGCTGGGCCGAGAACCACATGGACGACGTGTTCGCGCACCGTGAGGCCCACGATGCCCGAACCGCCGTGTGA